One Anabas testudineus chromosome 15, fAnaTes1.2, whole genome shotgun sequence genomic window carries:
- the dnph1 gene encoding 2'-deoxynucleoside 5'-phosphate N-hydrolase 1 isoform X1 has protein sequence MKIYFCGSIRGGRDDVNIYRRLVEKLQSYGTVLTEHVSSSELTDRGENASAAGDKFIHDRDVDWLRQSDVVVAEVTQPSLGVGYELGRAVDMNKKILCLFRPSSGRTLSAMIRGADDGQLFVVRDYTEDEAENILEDFFSNIKRI, from the exons ATGAAGATTTATTTCTGCGGAAGTATCCGCGGCGGCAGAGATGACGTCAACATTTACCGGAGGCTCGtggagaagctgcagagctACGGGACTGTGCTGACCGAGCACGTGAGCAGCAGCGAGCTCACcgacagag GTGAGAATGCCTCAGCAGCAGGAGATAAGTTCATTCATGACCGAGATGTGGACTGGCTTAGACAGTCTGATG TGGTGGTGGCCGAGGTCACACAGCCGTCTCTGGGTGTTGGTTACGAACTCGGGCGAGCAGTCGACATGAATAAGAAAATCTTGTGTCTATTCAGACCATCATCAGGGCGCA ctctgtcagccATGATTCGAGGAGCTGACGATGGCCAGCTGTTTGTAGTGAGAGATTACACCGAGGATGAGGCAGAGAACATTTTGGAAGATTTCTTCAGCAACATCAAGAGAATCTGA
- the dnph1 gene encoding 2'-deoxynucleoside 5'-phosphate N-hydrolase 1 isoform X2, translating to MKIYFCGSIRGGRDDVNIYRRLVEKLQSYGTVLTEHVSSSELTDRVVVAEVTQPSLGVGYELGRAVDMNKKILCLFRPSSGRTLSAMIRGADDGQLFVVRDYTEDEAENILEDFFSNIKRI from the exons ATGAAGATTTATTTCTGCGGAAGTATCCGCGGCGGCAGAGATGACGTCAACATTTACCGGAGGCTCGtggagaagctgcagagctACGGGACTGTGCTGACCGAGCACGTGAGCAGCAGCGAGCTCACcgacagag TGGTGGTGGCCGAGGTCACACAGCCGTCTCTGGGTGTTGGTTACGAACTCGGGCGAGCAGTCGACATGAATAAGAAAATCTTGTGTCTATTCAGACCATCATCAGGGCGCA ctctgtcagccATGATTCGAGGAGCTGACGATGGCCAGCTGTTTGTAGTGAGAGATTACACCGAGGATGAGGCAGAGAACATTTTGGAAGATTTCTTCAGCAACATCAAGAGAATCTGA
- the yipf3 gene encoding protein YIPF3, with the protein MSAGPGGRNTNAEPWGSFDDNLIQGGGSAVIDMENMDDTSGSSFEDMGEMHQRMKEEEEVAAEAAAAEEDDGEFLGMKGLKGQLGRQVADEVWQAGKRQASRAFNLYANIDILRPYFDVEPVQVRSRLIESMIPGRMINFPQKIAGELYGPLMLVFTLVAILLHGMKTSGTVIREGTLMGTAIGTCFGYWLGVSSFVYFLAYLVNAQITMLQTLSLLGYGLFGHCIVLLVTYNIHFHFLFYVLWLLIGGLSTLRMVTALLSRTVGQTPRLLLCGTLSVLHMLFLLYLHFAYHRIVEGLLDTLEGPNLSPMQRVARDVPELTFNATVRGLRALVRAH; encoded by the exons ATGTCTGCGGGACCCGGAGGCAGAAACACGAACGCGGAACCGTGGGGCAGCTTCGACGATAACCTCATCCAG GGTGGGGGCTCTGCCGTCATCGACATGGAGAACATGGACGACACTTCGGGCTCCAGCTTCGAGGACATGGGGGAGATGCACcagaggatgaaggaggaggaggaggtggcagcGGAGGCGGCGGCTGCTGAAGAGGATGACGGAGAGTTCCTGGGCATGAAGGGGTTAAAGGGTCAGCTGGGCCGGCAGGTGGCAGACGAG GTGTGGCAGGCTGGAAAGCGTCAGGCATCCAGAGCCTTTAACCTTTACGCCAACATCGACATCCTCAGACCATACTTTGACGTGGAGCCGGTGCAGGTGCGGAGCAG GTTGATCGAGTCTATGATACCTGGCCGCATGATCAACTTCCCACAG AAGATCGCAGGTGAGCTGTACGGACCACTGATGCTTGTCTTCACTCTGGTGGCCATCCTGCTGCACGGCATGAAGACTTCAGGAACTGTCATC agGGAGGGTACTCTGATGGGTACTGCGATAGGAACATGTTTTGGTTACTGGCTCGGTGTTTCCTCCTTCGTCTACTTCCTGGCATACCTGGTCAACGCCCAGATCACCATGCTGCAGACACTGTCCCTGCTG GGTTACGGTCTGTTTGGTCACTGCATCGTCCTCCTTGTCACCTACAACATccacttccacttcctgttctATGTCCTCTGGCTGCTGATTGGTGGACTGTCCACTCTGCGTATG GTGACAGCACTGCTGTCTCGTACTGTTGGTCAGACGCCACGTCTGTTGCTCTGTGGgactctgtctgtgctgcacatGCTGTTTCTGCTCTACCTGCACTTTGCCTACCACCGGATTGTAGAAG GACTCCTAGACACTCTGGAAGGTCCCAACCTGTCTCCCATGCAGCGTGTGGCCAGAGACGTGCCTGAACTGACATTCAACGCCACAGTGAGAGGTCTGAGGGCCCTGGTGAGGGCCCACTGA